Proteins found in one Arachis stenosperma cultivar V10309 chromosome 8, arast.V10309.gnm1.PFL2, whole genome shotgun sequence genomic segment:
- the LOC130946757 gene encoding peamaclein-like, translated as MKVVLASVLLLCLLLSSSFLDVSMAGSDFCDSKCGERCAKAGVKDRCLKYCGICCQKCNCVPSGTYGNKDECPCYRDMKNSKGQGKCP; from the exons ATGAAGGTGGTGCTTGCAAGTGTACTGCTTCTGTGCCTCTTACTTAGCTCATCTTTCTTGGATGTCTCAATGGCTGGTTCTG ATTTTTGTGACAGCAAGTGTGGGGAGAGGTGCGCCAAGGCAGGAGTTAAGGACAGATGCTTGAAGTACTGTGGAATTTGCTGCCAAAAGTGTAATTGTGTGCCGTCTGGTACTTACGGGAATAAGGACGAGTGCCCTTGCTACAGGGACATGAAGAACTCCAAGGGCCAGGGCAAATGCCCTTAA
- the LOC130945593 gene encoding pumilio homolog 15-like translates to MSSQTSAAFLDDELSGASSLSSFPFSQPPNSPYQPNQNLYEIQTLDDAFDRLSVSPFSFNNLPPSLPFDHRDGFNAVTKTEPFDRRGHQHLQSSNLVGQIQETHGGSINNTRAAANAALVTPENNPPEGHDGDAGNSNGIWPGSSNRTIGASSRSYSSSMNDFFPSGYSSRGFPSMPFSNGAVDQFHQRNSGVGGGSSFPVAAGLNNINNNNNSVGGRSYLFHDLRGKVVMMAKDQNGSRILRQKLERLTPQEVSLAFLEMINHFAELMVDPCGSKVVHDILKLIREQQRTLIIMMITKVNLQLVEICLNPHGSCTVEKLLEHVTNQEQRALIVRGLRPGAVSLATDTHGHRVLMYCLKHFSHEESKYLLSELANHLFGIATDKTGCCVIQECVKYAHGQLKLQLIAEIILNAQQLSEDSYGNYVVQHLLGLQIPAVTESLMRQLEGSFFYLSCNKYGSNVVEKFFQCSEEQNAARITVELLCHPNVAMLLVDPYGNYVIQSALVMSKDPIRSSILLLIQQNYPMMRSNVYGQKILES, encoded by the exons ATGTCGAGTCAAACTTCCGCTGCTTTTCTCGACGACGAACTTTCTGGAGCCTCGTCGCTGTCGTCGTTCCCGTTTTCTCAGCCACCGAACTCCCCTTATCAGCCGAACCAAAACCTCTATGAAATTCAAACCCTAGACGACGCTTTTGATCGTCTTTCTGTCTCCCCTTTCAGCTTCAACAATCTCCCGCCATCTCTTCCTTTCGATCATCGCGATGGTTTCAACGCCGTTACAAAAACCGAGCCTTTTGATCGCCGTGGCCATCAACACCTTCAAAGCTCCAATCTTGTGGGCCAAATTCAAGAGACACATGGCGGCTCCATCAACAACACGAGAGCTGCTGCCAATGCTGCCTTGGTGACACCGGAGAATAATCCTCCGGAGGGACACGACGGAGACGCTGGAAACTCGAACGGCATTTGGCCCGGTTCTTCCAATAGAACAATCGGTGCTTCAAGCAGGTCCTACAGCTCTTCAATGAATGATTTTTTTCCGAGTGGATACAGTAGCAGGGGTTTTCCGAGTATGCCGTTTTCGAATGGGGCTGTTGATCAATTTCATCAACGAAATTCGGGTGTAGGAGGTGGTTCGAGTTTTCCGGTGGCGGCGGGGttgaataatattaataataacaacaatagcGTTGGAGGGCGTTCTTATCTGTTCCATGATTTGCGAGGAAAGGTTGTGATGATGGCTAAGGATCAGAACGGAAGCAGGATTTTGCGGCAGAAGTTGGAAAGACTGACCCCTCAGGAGGTTTCTTTGGCGTTCTTGGAGATGATAAATCATTTTGCTGAGTTGATGGTTGATCCTTGTGGGAGCAAAGTTGTTCATGATATTCTTAAACTTATCAGGGAACAACAGAGGACCCTCATCATCATGATGATAACCAAAGTTAATTTACAGCTTGTTGAAATATGCCTTAACCCTCATGG GTCCTGCACTGTTGAGAAATTATTGGAACATGTTACCAACCAGGAGCAACGAGCCCTTATTGTGAGAGGTTTAAGACCTGGTGCTGTTTCATTGGCTACTGATACACATGGTCATAGGGTACTTATGTATTGTCTTAAGCATTTCTCTCATGAAGAGAGTAAG TATCTTCTAAGCGAACTTGCAAATCACCTCTTTGGGATCGCAACAGATAAGACCGGTTGTTGTGTGATACAAGAATGTGTAAAATATGCACATGGACAACTCAAACTGCAACTGATTGCTGAGATTATATTGAATGCTCAACAACTATCCGAAGACTCTTACGG TAACTATGTTGTACAACATTTATTGGGTTTGCAAATACCAGCAGTGACAGAAAGTCTAATGAGACAGCTTGAAGGGTCATTCTTTTATCTTTCATGCAATAAATATGGAAGTAATGTTGTGGAGAAGTTCTTTCAGTGCTCGGAAGAACAGAATGCGGCACGTATTACTGTGGAGTTGCTCTGCCACCCAAATGTAGCAATGCTTCTTGTAGATCCCTATGGAAATTATGTTATACAATCGGCTCTGGTGATGTCCAAG GATCCTATTAGAAGTTCCATATTGCTGCTGATCCAACAGAATTATCCAATGATGCGTAGCAATGTCTATGGCCAAAAGATTCTTGAGAG TTAG
- the LOC130946799 gene encoding uncharacterized protein LOC130946799, giving the protein MERKQGFFSALKDEVVRGLSPARSRPPRSASPMSALLRRRRNHQAPPPPPADPFIPRSGSLRPVEALSPLKEGPDGDEDCSDSNSTSRPEARWAQWPWAKGPVGFSSCSSVDLKSSDLRLLLGVLGAPLAPVHVCTTDPFPHLSIKDIPIETSSAQYILQQYIAATGGQKLQNSINNAYTKGKLKMIASVFETANKVTRNSSRAAESGGFVLWQMNPDMWYVELALGGSKVHAGSNGKLVWRHTPWLGPHAAKGPHRPLRRALQGLDPRTTARIFINARCIGEKKINGDDCFILKLCADPSTLKARSEGPAEIIRHVLFGYFSQKTGLLVHLEDSHLTRIQNNGGDAVYWETTINSFLDDYRPVDGIMIAHSGRSAATLFRFGETSMSHTKTKMEEAWTVEEVAFNVPGLSVDCFIPPAELRLASKREATEQRVKNAVPGGAHHARAPQLHRSHHASNGSNVKWAVDV; this is encoded by the exons atggagaggaagcaaggATTCTTTTCTGCGCTGAAAGACGAGGTCGTCAGAGGCCTCTCGCCGGCGAGGTCACGCCCGCCAAGAAGTGCTTCTCCCATGTCTGCTCTGCTGCGGCGCCGGAGGAATCACCAAGCTCCTCCACCTCCTCCGGCTGACCCCTTCATTCCGAGATCCGGCAGCCTGAGGCCCGTGGAGGCACTTTCGCCTCTCAAAGAGGGCCCCGACGGCGACGAAGACTGCTCCGACTCCAACTCCACTTCACGGCCCGAGGCTAGATGGGCCCAGTGGCCGTGGGCTAAGGGCCCGGTGGGCTTTTCCTCCTGCTCGTCCGTGGACTTGAAGAGTTCGGATCTGAGGCTGCTGCTTGGAGTGTTGGGTGCTCCCCTTGCCCCCGTCCACGTTTGCACCACCGACCCCTTCCCTCACCTCAGCATCAAAGACATCCCCATT GAAACTTCTTCTGCTCAGTACATATTGCAGCAGTATATAGCAGCTACAGGGGGGCAAAAGCTTCAGAattcaattaacaatgcatatACAAAGGGAAAGTTGAAAATGATAGCCTCCGTGTTTGAGACGGCTAACAAGGTCACCAGGAATTCCTCCAGAGCTGCGGAATCCGGGGGGTTTGTGTTGTGGCAGATGAATCCGGATATGTGGTATGTGGAGCTTGCTCTTGGTGGTAGCAAGGTTCATGCCGGTTCCAATGGCAAACTCGTGTGGCGCCACACCCCTTGGCTTGGTCCTCATGCTGCCAAAGGACCTCATAGACCCTTGAGACGTGCCCTTCAG GGTCTTGATCCAAGAACAACTGCCAGAATATTTATCAATGCAAGATGCATTGGGGAGAAGAAGATCAATGGGGATGACTGTTTCATTCTCAAGCTTTGTGCAGATCCCTCCACACTAAAAGCCAGGAGTGAAGGCCCAGCTGAGATAATAAGGCATGTTTTGTTTGGTTACTTCAGTCAGAAAACAGGACTGCTTGTTCACTTGGAAGACTCTCATCTCACTCGGATTCAGAACAATGGAGGAGATGCTGTGTATTGGGAGACCACCATAAATTCGTTTCTTGATGATTACAGGCCTGTTGACGGAATCATGATTGCTCATTCCGGTCGTTCCGCGGCAACACTTTTCAGGTTTGGGGAAACATCTATGAGCCACACCAAAACAAAGATGGAAGAAGCATGGACGGTTGAGGAAGTGGCGTTCAACGTCCCCGGCCTTTCGGTGGACTGTTTCATTCCTCCAGCGGAGCTAAGACTTGCTTCCAAGAGAGAAGCCACCGAGCAGAGAGTGAAGAATGCTGTTCCAGGAGGCGCACACCATGCGAGAGCTCCTCAGCTACATAGGTCTCATCATGCAAGCAATGGGAGCAACGTTAAATGGGCAGTGGATGTTTAG
- the LOC130945592 gene encoding uncharacterized protein LOC130945592 — MEVALGPGDRARAAGAEGAASVASQRGGRRSSQQHTRTRPFGGTGGDSAIIMQELRHRVQNLERQLADRERDGRSTNPSYTPSPGSEEEDSHRSRPRRASASRTEAESTREESPIMRRRNDTIIYSRGRPTRRAARGREDGEGRAERTRQPVIMGVTPFHRSILEVRLPKHFDKPTDMRYDGTQDPLEHLTAFEARMNLEGVGDEVRCRAFPVTLAGPAIRWFNGLPQGSIYNFSDISRAFLAQFTTRIAKAKHPINLLGVTQRQGEPTRRYLDRFNDECLEIDGLTDSVASLCLTNGLLNENFRKYLTTKPVWTMHEIQTVAKEYINDEEVSRVVAANKRQSGYTQARQPGDGERAKEKAREEASNKAPRPFPRVGKFTNYTPLTLPIVEVYQQIAEKGILPKPRPLKDRTGGNKNLYCDYHKGYGHQTQDCFDLKDALEQAIREGKLATFSHLIREPRRRYRDQDEEGKTRSAKRRQEPEDRDHGLTVINVVTAKNAAPKSRSAHRKDAKVLTISSPLVHNSRKPPSISFGPEDQWFNDAPENPPMVITARVGTGLVKRILVDTGADSNIMFRNVFDALGLKDADLTTHQHGVIGLVDHFIKPDGVISLPISVGQAQGRRSAMAEFVILRDSTAYNIILGRKTINDFEAIINTKLLVIKYVTDDGSIGTIRGDLETAVACDNASLSLRKKSKEASGVFLADLDARVEDKPRPEPEGDLEKFRIGDEEEKFTFVNKNLPHELKEPLIEMIRANRDLFAWTPADMPGIDPKIISHHLAVKAEARPVAQRRRKMSAERAEEVAKQTASLLEAGFIREVDYSTWLSNVVLMHSSTPRRDTGI; from the exons ATGGAAGTCGCGCTAGGTCCCGGCGACCGAGCTCGAGCAGCCGGAGCGGAGGGGGCAGCCTCTGTCGCCTCGCAAAGGGGGGGGCGGAGATCCTCCCAACAACACACGAGAACACGACCTTTCGGGGGAACGGGCGGCGatagcgccataataatgcagGAGCTACGCCACCGAGTGCAGAACCTAGAGCGACAGCTGGCCGACCGGGAGCGTGATGGACGGTCTACCAATCCGAGCTATACCCCGTCTCCCGGGAGCGAGGAGGAAGACTCTCATCGAAGCCGCCCGCGACGTGCATCCGCATCCCGGACGGAAGCGGAGAGCACGCGGGAGGAGTCGCCGATAATGAGGAGACGAAACGACACGATCATCTACTCCCGCGGCAGACCGACCCGCCGAGCGGCGAGAGGTCGCGAGGACGGGGAAGGGAGAGCTGAGAGAACACGACAACCTGTGATAATGGGTGTCACCCCGTTCCACCGATCTATCCTCGAGGTCCGGTtgccgaaacacttcgacaaaccaacggacatgaggtacgacggaACTCAAGACCCCCTTGAACACCTCACGGCCTTTGAGGCCAGGATGAATCTAGAGGGAGTAGGGGACGAAGTAAGATGCCGCGCCTTCCCGGTAACCCTAGCAGGGCCAGCGATCagatggtttaacggcctccctCAAGGTTCCATCTACAATTTCTCAGACATCAGCCGTGCATTCCTGGCCCAATTTACAACGCGGATAGCAAAAGCCAAGCACCCTATCAACCTTCTAGGGGTAACCCAGAGACAAGGAGAACCGACCAGGAGATACTTagatcggttcaacgacgaatgTCTGGAAATCGACGGCTTAACCGACTCGGTGGCCAGTCTCTGCCTAACAaacggcctcctcaacgagaaCTTCCGAAAATACCTTACCACGAAACCGGTTTGGACAATGCATGAGATCCAGACGGTAGCCAAGGAATATATAAAcgacgaggaagtcagccgagtcgtggctgccaataaaCGGCAGTCCGGTTACACCCAAGCTCGGCAACCAGGTGACGGAGAGAgagcaaaagaaaaagccaGGGAGGAAGCATCAAACAAGGCACCAAGACCGTTCCCTCGGGTTGGGAAGTTTACCAACTACACCCCACTCACTCTCCCCATCGTGGAAGTCTATCAGCAAATAGCCGAGAAGGGAATCCTGCCGAAACCCCGACCACTTAAGGACCGTACGGGAGGAAATAAGAACCTCTACTGCGATTATCATAAGGGTTATGGCCATCAAACACAGGACTGTTTTGACCTGAAGGATGCACTGGAACAAGCGATAAGGGAGGGAAAGTTGGCCACGTTCTCCCACCTCATCAGGGAACCGAGGAGACGTTATCGCGATCAAGATGAAGAAGGCAAAACCCGTTCGGCCAAACGGCGACAAGAACCCGAGGACAGAGACCACGGCCTCACTGTGATAAACGTGGTAACGGCCAAAAACGCTGCGCCAAAATCCCGGTCGGCACACAGGAAAGACGCTAAGGTTCTGACGATCTCATCCCCGTTGGTGCATAACTCTAGGAAGCCTCCCTCCATCTCTTTCGGCCCGGAAGACCAATGGTTCAACGACGCCCCGGAAAACccccccatggtcattacggccagagtgggaaccggTCTCGTCAAACGGATCCTCGTGGACACAGGAGCGGATTCAAATatcatgttccgcaacgtgTTCGACGCGCTAGGGCTAAAGGATGCCGACCTGACGACTCACCAGCACGGGGTTATCGGGTTGGTcgaccacttcatcaaaccGGACGGAGTAATTTCCCTGCCAATCTCGGTGGGGCAAGCCCAAGGCCGAAGATCGGCAATGGCCGAGTTCGTAATCCTCCGAGATTCCACTgcctacaacatcatcttgggaagaaaaaCAATCAATGATTTCGAAGCCATAATTAACACAAAGCTGTTAGTCATCAAGTACGTTACCGATGACGGATCCATAGGGACCATAAGGGGGGACCTCGAGACGGCGGTCGCttgtgacaacgccagcctttCCCTTCGAAAGAAGTCCAAGGAAGCATCCGGCGTGTTCCTAGCCGACCTTGATGCCAGAGTAGAGGACAAGCCGAGGCCAGAACCAGAAGGGGACCTGGAGAAGTTTAGAATCGGCGACGAAGAGGAAAAGTTCACATTCGTTAACAAGAACCTCCCACATGAGCTGAAGGAACCTTTGATTGAAATGATAAGGGCCAACAGGGACTTGTTCGCCTGGACaccagccgacatgccgggcatagatccAAAAATCATCTCACATCATCTAGCCGTCAAGGCGGAAGCACGCCCAGTGGCTCAACGAAGGAGAAAGATGTCGGCGGAAAGAGCAGAGGAGGTAGCCAAGCAAACGGccagcctcctagaagcaggcttCATACGGGAAGTGGACTACTCGACATGGCTCTCGAATGTGGTATTG ATGCACTCGTCGACGCCGCGGCGGGATACCGGTATCTAa